TCACACAGATAATGTCTCCTTTTTCATGTTGGCTACTGGGGATAGTGTAGATTTGTCTACATGAAGATAGATGCTTCCACCCTCATATTCATTATCGCAAATTCATTATCCTAAAATCAGGGATTCTCCCTGGCTAACTTTGTTAGGCGATCCTTTATTTTATCTCTCTTGGTTGCTAGTTCCATGCTTTACACTGTTTCTTTTGTTAATACAGGTTGAGTCAGAATTTCTGAACGAGGAGAATGATGATGCAATAGAAAATTTTGATGGTAATAAGTTTTGGAAAATCTTTATCGGCTTTCTTGATGATTCAAAAGGTTATTTCCATATGTTCCCTTGCCTATTATATGTTCATGAGTATTTTTACGAAGTGATGTTTTAGAAACTTATGAGTATTTTTGACGAAAAAGAGATAATCCTGCATAGGGTCATTGGTCATTTCTTTCTACTTTCTTGTCTGTGTGTATGGTTTTGAAAGATGTTTTACTTGGACTATTTTGTTGTGTATGTTACAGATCAAGCTTCAGACAACATCATAATGTTGTCTCCTCAATGGCTTTATGCTAAACCAACTGATATTAAGCCAGGTATTACCAATGCACTATGCGTAACGTGCTGAACCTTTTTGAATAGAAATTCTATTACCCTGATCCAAAGCCATAGATCAGGCCTGTGCAAAGTGTTGGTTTGGACAAGGCAGTTGTCGTGACTCAGCAGGAATCTTTCGAGGGATCTGGAGTGCAAGCCCCTTATTTTTCTATGGTGCGAAGAGGGTGCTCTAGAGAAAATTTTATGCCTCCCATGGTATGTGCAATCATCTACTCACATGAAAGTTCATTTATTTGTCTTTTACTCCTGAGTGTTACCTAAATTAGTTTAGCAAGACTACTGGTCTAACCCAGTTGCGTGTTGTGCCCTTTGCTAAAACTGGCAATTTTAAATCAAACTCCGCAATTGCTTTAATTTGAACGTGGTCTACTTGATTGACTAGCACAAAAATGACTTTCTGTACTAATCTGTTTACTTGTTTATTTGGCAGTACTTTTACCATGTATGGATGTGGATGCAAACATTTGAGCTTGGGATAATTATAAATCTTGACACATTGCAAGTCTAAAGATCCTAGATATGGGAGAGTTTCTCTAAgctaacttatttatgttttgattgCAGGGATCTTTCGAGCAATAATTTTTCAGGACGGGTGCCATCTTCTGTTGGTGATCTACAGCATCTCCTTACCTTGTAAGTAAAACTGCCCTGCTCTTTAGTTAACTTGTGCATTTTTCAAGGGAAATACTTTGACTTGTGCGTTTATCACATTTAGGAATTTGAGTAAGAACCATCTCAATGGTCCTATGCCGGCCGAATTCGGGAATATCAGAAGTATCCAAATTCTGTAAGTTCCATTCAAACAAATGTTGCATACCTAAGAGTTCTAGACTGCAGTGTTCTATATCAGTTCTCAGTATTGCATGGTTTCTGCAGGATTCTAATAATAACAGTTTTCAAGAGGAAATTCCATCTCAATTTACTTTACTATTTCTGATGCATTCATGAAATAACCTGTCTTTTCATTTTCAATATTATGGATTATAACATTTATCTAGAATGCCTTCAAAAATTTTGTAGAGATGGTACTTTATGTGTGTTCATGATCTTATAAACTTGTCATAGGGCTGCAAGTTTTTAGATAGGCCATTTTTGCTGGGTTGTTAGGAACTACATGGCCGTATCAGTTTTATCCCCATTGTTTGAGATCATTTACTTGTGAAATTAACGTTATTCTGAAAACCTTGGTGGAGTATTTTAATATTTCCATTCTATGGCAAGGATAAGATTGATTGTCCCTGAGTTTTGACGAGGTGATCATTTGCAGGTGTCGACTCAACTTGTTGACGTTGATGATCATTAGGGCCAGCCAGGTGCATTACGCCGCCTTATTTTTAATTTCCCCGTTGTGGTTTTGTACTTATAAGTTGGACATATTGTCTGGTTCAAACAGAACTGTATCTGAATCGTTTTTATCATGTTAATGGTAATCTGTGAGTGGcggttttgtctcaataatttatgaACTGGAGATTGAAATCTCTACTTCATTTCTTAGGTTTGGTATCTACATTACTTATATAGTAGTCATCTCATGAGGGACTAAAATCATTTGCTTATTCATTACCAAAATTTAAGTGTGTTCATTGTCGTCGTTCGACAAATGATAGCTTACCGATTCATGTTTAGTGCAATCATATACCTCATCTTTACTAATTCCTTTCTACTTGTATaaaaccattttttcttcttttgtgagATTTAAACATCACTTTATGCAACAGGTATCTAGTGATGAATCTATTGAATCAGCAAAATAATTAGCACTTCAAGAGAGCCTAATGGTTTGTACTCTTACTGTTGTTAAAGACTTTGTATTATGTACTAGAATATGGGAACTTGATTCCATGTAGGGAACAGATATGCGGACTTTATATCAATGTTGGTTTTGAAATCTGAAGTAAACGTGCTCTAATTTTGTCACTTATCCTTGTAATTTTAGGACTACTGAATGATGATAATTTCTTTTATATTGATTTTTGTGCTGAGTTGATAGACATGTTGAGTTAACAGATAGATACATTGAGAAACATAATTTTCTGAGCTGTGGCTTAGAATCAAAGCCGTGGCTTCATTCTGAGCCTTTTTCATGTTGCTAAAATCTTTAGCAACGGCTTTCATCTGTTGTGAGATTCGCAACAGAGTTAGGCCGTTACTAAAGTTTGAGACGTTTAGCGACGGCAAATGCCTATTGCAAACTCCTTCAGCAACAGCTATGGTAGGTTGCTAATGCCATAAAACGGTATAGTGAAAACACACTTGAGAGGAGCATGAGGTTGAGAGGAAAGTCCAAGAGAAAGGAGCACAGCGGGTGTTTGAAAACTCAAAACTCGAGAAGGCATATTGTTAATCAGTTGTGTTGTAGTAAAGATAGCATCACGTCAATACATATTATGCACCCTCATTTTGGAGTAACAAGCAACTAGTGACTTCTAATAAGTAGCGATTTTTTCGCATAACAACTCCATTTTGCTCATGGGTATCAGTGCAAGAGGTTGGGTTGACAGTGTCATGTTCCAAAAAATCAATTAAGAAGAAAGATGTTGCTTTAGATACTAACCGCTCCTATCAGATcttaacacttgattttttgttgttaaaCTGGGTAAGAAAGAAATTATGAAAGATCTTGAAGACAACATGGACATCGCTCTTATCTTTCAATAAAAAACCCGACACACTCATCAATAATCATCAATTAAAGTAACAAACCAACGAAAACAACAAGAAGTAACGACACATGAATGACCCCAAACATCACTATGTAGGCCAGCAAAAGGAGACACACTTATATTCATGATTAAATGATATGGGACACGGTGATGTTTAGCTAGTTCACATGCTTCACAATGAAATTTAGATATATCAAGTTCTGAAAACAGCATATGGAATAACCTTTGCAAATACCGAAAAGAAGAATGTCATAATCGTTTATCCCACAACCATACTTGTTCTTCGAACTAGATTCACTTGTTGATTTATAAACTCTTGTGATGCTCTCTTGTTGCTCTTTTGCAATTCAGGTTGTAAAGTTCCCCTCCCTCCTTAACCATACCAATTTTCTTCCTTGTGCGAACTTGAAAAACACAATGTGTATCAAAGAAAGGAACACTACACTTCACCGTTTTGGTTATCTGTCTGATGGAAAGAAAATTGCAAGAGAGATCTGGGACATATAACATCGTAGAAAGGGACATAGAGCTAGTTATTGGGATATTCCCTTCACCGGAAACAATGTTTGGAGATCCAACAGTTGTCAAGATACACGGTTAATTGGGATTGGGATTATAAGTGGAAAACATGTTAAACTTGGTAGACATGTGATCAGTTGCTCCACTATCGAAAATCCATAGATTTATTACAAATGGATCTATATGCATTATCAAAAGTTCCTTTGTTACCTGATTGAGACATAAAAGTAGATCCAACAGAATTCTCCTTGGATGACAATATCCTCTTTTATCATTGGCTCTATATGGGCTTGAGATGGCTAAGGAGAAGCATTGGTTATGTAGGTTGAAATTCCTCCTTATTAGTTGTGTAGTATGCTTTTGTGACACCATTGCGACCTCCTTGTACTCCTCTAACACTGCCACTAGAATAGCCCTTTCTCATATGATCATTCTTCCATTGTGGACGACTACTGAGTTTGAAACATATCTCCATGGAATACATACGCTTTTGACAACAATCACAATATAAAAAGTTTTTTCGTCAGGATTTCAATTGTTTTATTGTGTGAATGTTGGGACATATGTAAAGGTCGTAACAGCCTTCAAGGTTGAACTTTCTTGAGATATTGGAGATGTCATAGCATCTTTGCGAAGTTCTTCATAACCCACAATTCCATGAACTCCCTGAAGTGTCCACAATAgatcctgttagagcactgctcggtcaaactcgcatgcgtttttatctcaagcatgtttgtcagtgttagtgatcaaaactataagtcttgatttctagtctcttatagctaagtctcggactaggatagtaaatgtagttgatctcaaggacttcatggcgattcatcatacaagtagaagatctactcaaggaaccggtggaacttatcgacaaaaaggtatgtggagacttgaacttatctgtcactcaaaagtctatctattctatctcctactctttgagacaaaagtcgtatgctatatatatagactagatcatacacatttcgtatttcaagccgagtatacctcgcctatctatatctcgaaatatgtgttggtaagcttttcgcttcgaccaagtttatctttacctagtgaagaaagtcatgaatgtttcaatcactttgaaaattgctttgacgagaaatagtgtaacaactatataacgtcctataagaatgtttcaattattggaataaaagtttagattacataaccaatggattccttgaaccgaagttttcaaactttgttgatcaagagaaccggaagtatggcaagtgccaagtccgcgaactgccgaagttctcaaacccgagaatttccgctggagttaacaaactacttgcgtgcgccaagtccgcgaacccagtccacgaaccagcgtagttctcgaacccgagattttctgctggagtttgtaaactctatccggtgtcttaattCCGCAAACCcattctgcgaacttgagaaggttataaatctaaagatgatttctgaacttaatcttaaaagactaaggaatgcatttgcaaaccgtggctattaaagttcatgaaccgattcgagtgaatcaaatcatctttgcttcaattgtgtcttgtgtagttacataagatttacttgcaatttaacaactctcttaactagttcatttgagtcaattgaactagttatggtgaagaagaacatggttggtatgaaacgctcatatggttaacctctttgggtagactattgcggaaccaacaatgtacatgtttgggtgcggttaacaaacctagaagagtacattcatttgtgtatgacaagctaagttttcgatctaacggttgagaaatattcgtTTGAATTTAAattagtttttcatctaacggtgaatattgattgctttgtaactaaggaaaaaccctgatttgaaaggctatacaaaggagacatctagtattgtgcaaaactaatccccacaccttacgtgtgatactagtttgcgtgctagagtcgtttctcctttaatctttggttttcttcttctaaaaccaggttaacgacttaaagacttcattgggattgtgaagccataccgatactacttttatcgtagttgtgtgatctgatcttgcaccttctatcgtaatagtttaatcatattgattggcttgagatcgtgagagttctccgataggcaagatataaaaagtaatcacaaacaccttcgtctcatcgtttgtgattccacgacatcttgtttcgctaccatacgattaatattgttgtgaggtgattgattaatctagtctgttcttcgggaatataagaccggattatcaattggttcatgttcaccttgattattatcaaaagacggaacaaaaacttttagggtttttctgtgggagacaaattgatcctttgatagactaagctgtgtgagacagatttgtttattgttaaagcctgcgattttgggtcgtagcaactcttagttttgggtgagatcagctaagggaatcaagtgcgcagtatcctggtggaatcagaggcgtagggagtacaactgtaccttggatcagtgggagactgattggggttcaactatagtccagtccgaagttagcttggagtaggctagtgtctatagcggcttaatacagtgtgtattcaatctggactaggtcccggggtttttctgtatttgcggtttcctcgttaacaacattctggtgtttgtgttatttatatttccgcattatatttgtttatataattgaaataatacaggttgtgtgtttgaatcaatcaattggaaatccgacctttggtggttgattgatattgattgatccttggacattggtctttggtaccgtccaagttattccttgtgtttgattatagactcgctgatttatattagcttgagtgaatcaaaacaagagagagatattaactccttgagatattgagtctgactatctagttgattctctagtgaatgtttcggagttagtccatcattgagggaaataaccttga
This genomic window from Papaver somniferum cultivar HN1 unplaced genomic scaffold, ASM357369v1 unplaced-scaffold_15, whole genome shotgun sequence contains:
- the LOC113335509 gene encoding LRR receptor-like serine/threonine-protein kinase ERL2; translated protein: MDLSSNNFSGRVPSSVGDLQHLLTLNLSKNHLNGPMPAEFGNIRSIQILCRLNLLTLMIIRASQVSSDESIESAK